One Paenarthrobacter aurescens TC1 DNA window includes the following coding sequences:
- a CDS encoding putative ATP-dependent DNA helicase, RecQ family (identified by match to protein family HMM PF00270; match to protein family HMM PF00271; match to protein family HMM TIGR00614), with amino-acid sequence MANNSPNAAVSVQSPTHQQALACLRELVGHPEAQFHDGQYEAIEALVDAGRRALVVQRTGWGKSAVYFVASLLLRRRGSGPTLIVSPLLALMRDQVAAAARAGVRAVAINSANALEWDTVLAQLAADEVDVLLVSPERLTNPSFRENQLPELIRRTGLLVIDEAHCISDWGHDFRPDYRRIADLIAQLPESVPVLATTATANSRVVHDIEEQLGAGVLTIRGALGRESLRLGVLTLPDSRDRLGWLLTHLADMPGSGIIYTLTVSAAEDTARLLAEAGHNVLSYTGRTDPADRERAEQLLKDNQVKALVATSALGMGFDKPDLGFVIHLGAPSSPVAYYQQVGRAGRGAANADVLLLPGSEDREIWQYFATASMPSAEKAAAVLGVLGEAGSALSTVALEARVDLRRTPLELLLKVLAVDGAVERVGGGWRSTGQPWNYDAERYARIAEARVDEQDSMVIYQDTAGCRMEYITSVLDDETAASCGRCDNCAGRWFPVDVAASAADAAGQTLRRAGIAVEPRLQWPSGMDRLGVAAKGKIKPDESVSEGRILARLTDLGWGGALRELFAAGAPDHAVDPAMLQACVQVLREWSGAEGGTPWSGVGRPAAVVSIPSRSKPQLVESLAQGIAGIGRMPYLGQLQPQYGGPTGARGGNSAYRLAGVWDRLVVGPELAQALAGTGGQPVLLVDDLIDSRWTMTVSARALRQAGVSAVLPLALAQAG; translated from the coding sequence ATGGCCAACAACTCCCCAAACGCTGCCGTTTCCGTGCAATCACCTACCCATCAGCAGGCGCTGGCGTGCCTTCGCGAGTTGGTGGGCCACCCCGAGGCGCAGTTCCATGACGGGCAGTATGAAGCCATCGAGGCGTTGGTGGATGCGGGCCGCCGAGCGTTGGTAGTACAGCGGACAGGATGGGGAAAGTCAGCGGTTTACTTCGTGGCGTCATTGCTGTTGCGTCGGCGTGGCTCCGGTCCAACGCTGATTGTGTCGCCGTTGCTTGCGCTCATGCGTGACCAGGTAGCCGCAGCTGCCCGGGCGGGCGTGCGGGCCGTCGCCATAAACTCCGCCAATGCCTTGGAGTGGGACACGGTCCTTGCCCAGCTGGCCGCGGACGAGGTTGATGTCCTTCTGGTCTCCCCGGAGCGGCTCACCAACCCCTCGTTCAGGGAGAATCAGCTTCCGGAGCTCATTCGCCGAACCGGGCTACTGGTGATTGACGAAGCCCACTGTATTTCGGACTGGGGCCACGACTTCCGCCCTGACTATCGCCGCATCGCGGACCTCATTGCACAGTTGCCTGAGTCTGTTCCGGTTTTGGCAACCACAGCCACCGCCAATTCCAGGGTGGTTCACGACATCGAAGAACAACTTGGCGCCGGAGTGTTGACCATACGAGGCGCACTGGGTCGCGAATCCCTTCGGCTCGGTGTCCTGACGCTGCCCGATTCCAGGGATCGGCTGGGGTGGCTGCTGACGCACCTTGCGGACATGCCCGGCAGTGGCATTATTTACACGCTCACGGTCTCGGCGGCCGAGGACACCGCACGGCTTCTTGCGGAGGCCGGGCACAACGTTTTGTCCTACACGGGAAGGACGGACCCGGCGGACCGGGAGCGTGCCGAACAACTCCTGAAGGACAACCAAGTGAAGGCCCTCGTGGCCACTTCCGCCCTGGGAATGGGATTCGACAAGCCGGACCTGGGCTTCGTGATCCACCTCGGCGCTCCGTCGTCACCGGTTGCCTACTACCAGCAGGTGGGCCGTGCGGGCCGTGGAGCAGCCAACGCCGACGTCCTGCTCCTGCCGGGCTCCGAAGACCGGGAAATCTGGCAGTACTTCGCCACAGCATCCATGCCATCGGCAGAGAAAGCCGCGGCTGTGCTGGGCGTGCTGGGGGAGGCAGGCTCAGCCTTGTCCACCGTCGCGCTGGAAGCCAGGGTGGATCTTCGCCGTACGCCTTTGGAACTCCTCCTCAAAGTCCTGGCAGTCGACGGAGCGGTAGAACGCGTTGGGGGCGGTTGGCGATCAACCGGCCAGCCGTGGAACTATGACGCCGAACGTTACGCACGCATCGCCGAGGCCCGCGTGGATGAGCAGGATTCCATGGTGATTTACCAGGACACGGCCGGCTGCCGCATGGAATACATCACCTCGGTCCTGGATGACGAAACTGCAGCTTCCTGCGGACGCTGCGACAATTGCGCCGGCCGCTGGTTCCCGGTGGACGTGGCAGCGTCGGCAGCCGACGCCGCGGGACAAACCCTCCGGCGTGCCGGCATAGCCGTGGAACCCCGGCTACAGTGGCCCAGCGGCATGGACCGCCTCGGTGTTGCAGCCAAGGGAAAGATCAAGCCCGACGAGAGCGTTTCAGAAGGACGCATCCTGGCCAGGCTTACTGACCTGGGCTGGGGCGGAGCTTTGCGGGAGCTGTTCGCTGCCGGGGCTCCGGACCACGCCGTGGATCCTGCCATGCTGCAGGCCTGCGTCCAAGTACTGCGCGAGTGGTCTGGGGCCGAAGGCGGAACCCCGTGGAGCGGCGTCGGACGACCTGCGGCGGTTGTCAGCATCCCGTCGCGCAGCAAGCCACAGTTAGTGGAATCCCTGGCGCAGGGGATTGCCGGGATAGGGCGGATGCCGTACCTCGGGCAGCTGCAGCCCCAGTACGGAGGACCAACAGGAGCCCGCGGCGGCAACAGCGCATACAGGCTGGCCGGTGTCTGGGACAGGCTCGTTGTGGGCCCCGAGCTTGCCCAGGCCTTGGCGGGCACGGGCGGACAGCCCGTGTTGCTGGTGGACGACCTCATAGACAGCCGCTGGACCATGACCGTATCCGCCCGTGCCTTGCGACAAGCCGGCGTGAGCGCCGTTCTGCCACTGGCGCTGGCCCAAGCCGGATAA